A genome region from Eschrichtius robustus isolate mEscRob2 chromosome 4, mEscRob2.pri, whole genome shotgun sequence includes the following:
- the TMEM271 gene encoding transmembrane protein 271: MKWSVRGACAALSSCLLLACALSAAAVGLKCFSLGSELRGEPFRLGAAAGAFYSGLLLAAGLSLLGAALLCCGPRDAPLAGPGPGPGLGVPAAPAGAPEAAPGEPGSAAGPSGRVNSQNLLLLGVLVFMLGVLSAFAGAVIDGDTVSLVERKYSHYCLPPRAPAAAPGPAAGTAAAAPGAPRARSTLDSATSAKCRQLKDYQRGLVLSTVFNSLECLLGLLSLLLVKNYKSSQARRGRRGRRKGGRALARPRGGPGFRAQPPGSRARRGRRGRRGRRLQQRPSEASILSPEESDFAAPGDCAGFAARHAVSYINVGVFHAFDEAGVEVCCGGHPSVELPGYAPSDPDLNASYPYCCRPPCEAARPWEPSRAC, translated from the coding sequence ATGAAGTGGAGCGTCCGCGGGGCCTGCGCCGCGctctcctcctgcctcctgcTCGCCTGCGCGCTCAGTGCCGCCGCCGTCGGCCTCAAGTGCTTCTCGCTGGGCTCGGAGCTGCGCGGGGAGCCGTTCCGGCTGGGGGCGGCCGCCGGCGCCTTCTACTCGGGGCTGCTGCTGGCCGCCGGCCTCTCGCTGCTCGGCGCCGCCCTGCTCTGCTGCGGGCCCCGGGACGCCCCCCtcgcggggccggggccgggcccGGGGCTCGGGGTCCCCGCGGCCCCAGCGGGGGCTCCGGAGGCTGCGCCGGGCGAGCCGGGGAGCGCAGCCGGGCCCTCGGGGCGGGTGAACAGCCAGAACCTGCTCCTGCTCGGCGTTCTCGTCTTCATGCTCGGGGTCCTCAGCGCCTTCGCGGGCGCCGTGATCGACGGCGACACCGTGTCCCTAGTGGAACGCAAGTACTCCCACTACTGCCTGCCCCCGCGCGCGCCGGCCGCGGCCCCTGGCCCGGCCGCGGGCACTGCGGCCGCGGCCCCCGGCGCGCCGCGCGCCCGCAGCACCCTGGACAGCGCCACGTCCGCCAAGTGCCGCCAGCTGAAGGACTACCAGCGCGGCCTGGTGCTTTCCACCGTCTTCAACTCGCTCGAGTGCCTCCTGGGCCTGCTCAGCCTCCTGCTGGTCAAGAACTACAAGTCCTCGCAGGCCCGGCGCGGCCGGCGCGGCCGGCGGAAGGGAGGCCGGGCCCTGGCGCGGCCCCGCGGCGGCCCGGGGTTCCGTGCGCAGCCGCCAGGCTCCCGGGCGCGGCGGGGCCGACGGggccggcgggggcggaggcTGCAGCAGCGGCCGAGCGAGGCTTCCATCCTGTCCCCGGAGGAGTCGGACTTCGCCGCCCCGGGGGACTGCGCGGGCTTCGCGGCGCGCCACGCGGTCTCCTACATCAACGTGGGCGTCTTCCACGCGTTTGACGAGGCGGGCGTGGAGGTGTGCTGCGGGGGGCACCCGTCTGTGGAGCTGCCGGGGTACGCGCCCTCGGACCCCGACCTCAACGCCTCCTACCCCTACTGCTGCCGGCCGCCCTGCGAGGCGGCGCGCCCCTGGGAGCCGAGCCGGGCCTGCTGA